Genomic window (Croceicoccus sp. Ery15):
TATCCGCGAGAATATCGGGCCCATCGCCAGTCCGCGCAGCGTCTGGTTCGTGGACGGGCTGCCCAAGACGCGTTCGGGCAAGATCCTCCGCAACCTGCTGCGTGCCATCGTCAATGACGAGGAGATCGTGGTACCGCAAACCATCGAGGATCCCGCCGTGATCGACGCGCTGATCGCGCAGCTGGCGGGGGCCGAGGCGGCATCGGGGTAATCATCAGGCAGGCGGAGGATCGAAAACCGCCGGTTACGCCTGTTTGCGCGGCCATTTCAAAAGGCCCAGACCGACCAATATGCCAAGGCACACGCCCAGCCCCATATTGTCGATCAGCGATCCGAAGATGATGCCGCACACGATGGCCATCGGAAAGCCGATGCCTTTCCGGCTGCCGCTTCCCTTACCCGTGCCTTCCGTTTCTTCCGGCAATCTGCCCCCCCCTATCGCCTGACCCATGGTTCTTCCGTGCGCGCAATCGCAATTGCCCCCCGATAGGGCGCGCATAGTTCCTTTGCCCTGTCGGGCGCGGCGTCCATCCATTGCGCCCTGTCGTCAGGCGATACAATCACGGGAGACCGGTCGTGGATGCCCTCCATCGCGGGGGCGGCATCGGTCATCACCATGGAATAGACAGGGCCCCATTCGTCGCTGTCGCGCCAGATGGCCGCGATGGTGAATACGGGCTGGTCGGGCAGGCTGAACCATGTCCGCGTCTTTCCGCCCTTCGGGCCCTCCGCCTCGGCAAAGGCGGTCAGCGGGATCAGGCAGCGACGCTCGGCAAAGCTGTAGCGCCACATGAAACTGTCGAGCTTGTCCGAGCGGGTATTATTGACCGGTCGGGGTTTCAGCATCCGGCCCGACTTGCCCTTGACCGAAAGGGGAAAGCCCCAGCCCATGCTGCGCAGGGCGGTGCCGTCGAACACCAGACCCGGATAGCCGGGATAGACTTCCTCTGCCGCGTTCAGACCGCCGGGTGCCTCTACGCCGAACAGCTTCGCAATTTCTGACGTAGCCTTGGTCATGCGATAGAGATTGCACATGCGCCAAGGCTGCCCCGTGCGCGGTCGGATGTCAAAGCAGTGCCGGAATTGCGCCCGTTCGAACCGGACGTCTTTTGCTGCCCCGCGCCGGTCGCAATGCCGGCGCGGGGAAGCGCAAAGGATCAGTCGGCAGCCGAAAGATTGACTGCGCTGGCCTTGCCGTTGCGGCCGGTTTCGATTTCGTAGTTCAGGCGCTGTTCCTTATCCAGCGTCTGCATCCCTGCGGCCTGCACGGCCGTGATATGGACGAAGCTGTCCGCCGTGCCATCGTCGGGCTGGATGAAGCCATAGCCCTTGTCGGCATTGAAGAATTTTACGGTGCCGGTCTTCGACATGATGTGTTCCTTTCAAGAACGGTGTGATTTGCCCGACGCGAATGCGACAAGGCGGTCGTGCATAAAGTCGTTCAAAAAAAGGAAGTCGCCGTCTAATTTACGCCGGACTGGTCAACAGTATGGGCGGTCGTCAAATGCCGAAGTCCGTCGCTTGTTTTCGACGTCAGCAGGCGCGGGCAATAGCAGGGTTTGGCTCCCGAACCTAATTCTTATTGAATCCCGATATTCATTGGCACTGCCCCGTTCTACTCGTCGGCAAAGGCGAAGGGCACGCCCGACTGGCGATAATGGTCGAACCGCAATTCGCGGCCCATCGGCGGGGCGGACCGCGCGATGCATTGCGGGCGGTGGCAAAAGCGGCAGGCAATACCGATCGGCGTCGGCTCTTCCGCGTCGGGCGCATTGCCATAGACCAGCTCTGCGCTGCGTGCATCGGCACAGGCCAGTGCGACGGCGCGGGTCACCCGCTCTGCCCGAAAGCTGCCGCCGCCCGAGATCACGGTGCGCGCGACCGACAGATAGCGTTCTCCATCGGGCAGTTCGATACGCTGGACCAGCACCTCGCCCTCACGGTCGAAAGCCTTGTGCACGTTCCACAAGGGGCAGGCCCCGCCGTGCCGCGCGAACGGAAAGCCCGCGCCGTCAAGCCGTTTCGACACATTGCCCGCGCGGTCGACGCGGATGAAGAAGAATGGCACCCCCTCTGCCCCCGGCCTTTGCAGCGTGGTCAGCCGGTGGGCGACCTGTTCATAGCTGACCTGAAACTCAAAGGTCAGCGCGTCGATATCGTACCGCAACCTCTTGGCCGCATCGAGGAACGGGCGATAGGGCATCAGCAAGGCTGCCGCCCAATAGGATTCCAGCGCGCGACGGGCCAGCACCTTGCCGTTCCCGCTTTCGAACCGTCCCTCGGCAATCGCGGCCTCGATCTCCTCGCCCCGTTCCAGCACCGCCAGTTGCAACGCCAGCTGAAAGCGGCGCGCCTTGTGATCCAGCTGGCGCGAAAACAGCACGCGGCGGCGATGGTAATCGTACCAGCGCATGGCCCCCATCAGCACTTCGGGCGGCGCGAAGGAAACGTCGAGCTGGTGCCGGTCCCTGATCCGCGCGATCATCGAGGACACAGTGGGCAGGTCCTGCGCCGCGAGCGATGCGCTGTCGTCGAGCGCGGGAAAGCAATTGCGCCGCGCGGCGAGGAAGTTGCGCGCCTCTGCCACCGGATCGGGCGCGGTCGGCCCGCCTTCGCCCCCCGCACCATCCTCGCGCCGCGCGGCCAGCGCCAGTTGCTCCTCGCCATAGGCGGTGTGAAGGCGCAGCAGTGCCTCGGCAAACGAAGGGAAGCTGGTGGCGATATCGGCTACGTCGAGCGTGGGCAGGTCGATATCGGCAAAGATCGGATCGCGCAGAACGGCTTGCAGGCGGGTCACCGTCTCTTCGCTATCGTCGCTGGCCAGATCGGCGATATCGATGCGATAGGTGGTCGCGATTTTTAGCAGCAGATCGGCGGTAACAGGGCGCTGGTTGCGTTCCATCAGCGCGATATAGCTGGGCGAGACATCCAGATCGCCCGCCATATTGGCCTGCGTCAGCCCCAGTTCGCGGCGCATGCGTTTCAGCCTTGGCCCCAGATAGATTGCCTTGCGCGCCATGGCTGCATACCCGCTGTGAATGACATTACAACTATACAAGCAAATCTTGTAAAGTTTGACAAGAGCACACCGCGCGCAATTTCCGAAAAGCATTTTGCACTGCACAAGACCGGTCATGCCCAAAAGGGGCGCACGAATCACATTTGCAACGAAGGCCGATCACCAATGACTTACGCAGCAGAAATCCAGCGCCAGCGCGGCACCATCGCCAGCCTTGGCCAGAAATGGGCCGCCATCGAACCCGAAATGGCCGCCCGCATGGCCGTGCAGAACAAGTTCCGCACGGGGCTCGACATTGCGCGCTATACCGCAAAGATCATGCGTGAGGACATGGCCGCCTATGACGCGGACCCCGCCAATTACACCCAGTCGCTGGGGTGCTGGCACGGGTTCATCGGGCAGCAGAAGATGATCTCGATCAAGAAGCATTTCGGCACGACCAAGGGCAAGTATCTGTATCTGTCCGGCTGGATGGTCGCCGCTCTGCGCAGCGAGTTCGGCCCCCTGCCCGACCAGTCGATGCACGAAAAGACCAGCGTTCCCGCGCTGATCGAGGAACTCTACACCTTCCTGCGGCAGGCCGATGCGCGCGAGCTGGGCATGATGTTCCGCGAACTGGACGATGCGAAGGCCGCAGGCGACGTGATCAACACGCACCGCCTGCTGCGCGAGATCGACGAACACCAGACCCATGTCGTGCCGATCATCGCCGATATCGATGCAGGCTTCGGGAACGCCGAGGCGACCTATCTGCTCGCCAAGAAGATGATCGAGGCCGGCGCCTGCGCGCTGCAGATCGAAAACCAGGTTTCCGACGAAAAGCAGTGCGGCCATCAGGACGGCAAGGTCACCGTTCCGCACGAGGACTTCCTGCAGAAGATCCGCGCGATCCGTTACGCGTTCCTCGAACTCGGCGTGGAAGACGGCATCATCGTCGCCCGCACCGACTCGCTGGGCGCGGGGCTGACCAAGCAGATCGCCTTCAGCAAGGAACCCGGCGATCTGGGCGACCAGTACAACGCCTTCCTCGATTGCGATGAAGTCGATCCGGCGAACATCACCAATGGTCAGGTGTTCATCAGCCGCAACGGCAAGCTCATGGCGCCAAAGCGTCTGCCGTCGAACCTTTACCAGTTCCGTTCGGGTACCGGTGAGGACCGCTGCGTGCTCGACTGCATCACCGCGCTGGAAAACGGGGCGGACCTGTTGTGGATTGAGACCGAGAAGCCCCACGTCGCCCAGATCGGCGGCATGGTGAACCGCATCCGCGAGGTGATCCCGAATGCAAAGCTGGTCTATAACAACTCGCCCAGCTTCAACTGGACGCTGAACTTCCGCCAGCAGGTGTTCGACGCGTGGAAGGCCGAGGGCCGCGACATGTCTGCCTATGACCGGGCAAAGCTGATGAGCGTGGATTACGACGGCACCGATCTGGCCGCCGAAGCCGACGAGCGCATCCGCACCTTCCAGAAGGACGCGGCACGCGAGGCGGGGATTTTCCACCACCTCATCACCCTGCCGACCTATCACACGGCGGCATTGTCGACCGACAATCTTGCCAGGGAATATTTCGGCGAGGCAGGCATGCTGGGCTATGTCGCAGGGGTCCAGCGCAAGGAAATCCGCGAAGGTATCGCCTGCGTGAAGCACCAGAACATGGCCGGTTCCGACATCGGCGACGACCACAAGGAAGCCTTTGCCGGCGAAGCGGCCCTGAAGGCCGGCGGCAAGGACAATACGATGAATCAATTCGCGGCGTAACACCCGCGCGACACCAAGAAGGAAAGGAGACTACCAATGCCCGAACCCGCACTTGCCCGTCCGGTCTTCTCGACCGAAGATTCGCGCCTGATCCGCCGCGCTGTGCAGGAATTCATCCGGAACAATCAGGACGATATCGAAACGCCCAAATTCGTGAACCTGCACCACCGGCTCGGCCGGCTTGGATAAAGCGAATTAACTGACGAAAATACATGGAAAGACCCGCCCCCCGAAGCCAGCGCGCTTCGGGGGCGCGGTACAGGAAGGACGAGTTATGCTGACCGATTTGCACCACGAGAGCGAGACCCCCGGCGGGGAGGCTGGGACCGTGTCGCGTGCCGGGTTGCAAGTCGACCGGTCCCTGGCGAGCTTCGTGGAAAATGAAGCCATGCCGGGGACCGGTATCACTCCCGACGAATTCTGGCAGGGGCTGGCGGCGCTGGTCGCGCGTTTCGAACCGCGCAACCGCGAACTGCTGGCCACCCGCGACAGCTTGCAGGCGCAGATCGACGCATGGCACCGCGCCCACGTCGGTGCGGCCACCGGCGCGCCCGAAAGCTTCCTGCGCGAGATCGGCTATCTGGCGCCCGAACCGGCGCCCTTCACCATCGGCACGCAGAATGTCGATCCCGAAATCGCCAAGGTCGCGGGCGCACAGCTTGTCGTTCCCGTGCTCAACGCCCGCTTCCTGCTGAACGCGGCGAATGCGCGCTGGGGCAGCCTGTATGACGCGCTTTACGGCACCGACGCGCTGGATGGCTCGCTGCCGCAGGGCAAGGCCTATGACGAGGAGCGCGGCGCGCGCGTGATCGCATGGGCCAAGGCGTTTCTGGACGATGCGGCTCCGCTGGCCCAAGGGTCGTGGGCAGACTGGACAGGCGGCGCTCCGGCTCTGGCCGATCCGTCGCAATATATCGGTATGCGCGGCGACAATATCCTGCTGCGCCGCAATGGCCTGCATATCGAAATCGTGGTCGATCCCGCCCATTCGATCGGTCGGTCAGACCCCGCCGGTATCGCGGATATCGAACTGGAATCGGCGCTGACCACCATCGTCGATCTTGAGGATTCGGTTGCCGCCGTCGATGCATCGGACAAGACCGATGCCTATCGCAACTGGCTGGGCATAATCCGGTCGGACCTGACGGCCGAGTTCAGCAAGAACGGCGAGACGATGATCCGCCGCGCCAGCCCCGACCGCAGCTACACCACCGCCGACGGCGAGCTGACCCTGCCGGGCCGCAGCCTGCTGCTGGTCCGCAATGTCGGCCATCTGATGCGCAATCCGGCGATCCGCCTGCCTGACGGAAGCGAAATTCCAGAAGGTATCATGGATGCGGCGATCACTTCGCTGATCGCCCTGCACGATTTGAAGGGTCTGTCCGAAAACACCAACAGCCGCGCCGGTTCGGTCTATATCGTCAAGCCCAAGATGCACGGGCCCGACGAATGCGCGTTCACCAACGAACTGTTCGACGCGGTGGAGGACCTGCTGGGCCTGACGCGCCACACGATCAAGGTCGGCGTCATGGACGAGGAACGCCGCACCAGCGCGAACCTTGCCGCGTGTATCCATGCGGTGAAGGACCGCGTGTTCTTCATCAACACCGGCTTCCTCGACCGCACGGGGGATGAAATCCATACCTCGATGCTGGCAGGCCCGATGCTGCGCAAGGGCGAGATCAAGCAGGCCGGATGGATCAAGGCGTATGAGGATCGCAATGTCCAGATCGGGCTGGCCTGCGGCTTTGCCGGACGAGCCCAGATCGGCAAGGGCATGTGGGCCGCGCCCGACCGGATGCAGGCGATGCTGGCGGAAAAGACGGGACACCCGCAATCGGGCGCCAGTACGGCATGGGTGCCATCCCCCACGGCGGCGACATTGCATGCGACGCATTACCATCGCTGCGACGTCGCCGCGCGGCAGGCAGCGCGCGCGCAGGAGAGCATCGCGCCGCTGTCTGCCCTGCTGACCGTGCCGCTGGCAAATGGGGCCAACTGGTCGGAAGACGAAATCCGCGAGGAGGTCGAGAACAATTGCCAGGGCATCCTCGGCTATGTCGTGCGCTGGATCGATCAGGGCGTCGGCTGTTCCAAGGTGCCCGACATCCATGACATCGGGCTGATGGAAGACCGCGCCACCTTGCGCATTTCCAGCCAGCACCTTGCCAACTGGCTGGAACATGGCGTGATCACCCGCGACACTGTGGAAGCCGCGCTGTGGCGAATGGCCGAGGTGGTCGACCGCCAGAACGCGGGCGATCCGTCCTACGCCCCGATGATCGCACGCGGCCGCGACTGCCTGCCGATCAGGGCATCGCGCATGCTGATCCTTGAAGGGCGCGACCAGCCCAATGGCTATACCGAGCCGGTGCTGCACCGGATCAGGAGAGAGGCGAAGCAGGGCTAAACGGCGTTATTGCCGCCAAGGCAGGTCTCGTATAAAATTCGGCATCCCGCGCGCGGAGAAATTCCCGGTCCGCGCGAAAATGGCGGCCCGGTCGTACTCCGTCGCCAGCGGGATTTCTGTCTGTCACAACCCAATCGGGCAAAAGCCCCCTCCCCACCCTTGGGCGCTGGGGCGCCAGCCGCTAACCCCTGATCGGTGGATTCGCATATTGTCATAGGTCAGGACGCGCACGGGGCAGATGTGCGTGTCGATATTGAAGAGCTGCTCGCCACGCGCCTGCTGGTGCAGGGCAATTCGGGTTCGGGCAAATCGCACCTCCTGCGCCGCCTGCTGGAAGAAAGCGCGCAGATGGTGCAGCAGATCATCATCGACCCCGAGGGCGATTTCGCCTCGCTCTCCGATCATTTCGGCCATGTGGTGATCGATGCCAGCGCGCATTCGGCGGCGGAGATCGTGGCGCTGGCCGCGCGCGTGCGCGAACATCGCGCCTCGGTGGTGCTGGGGCTGGACGGGCTGGATGTCGAATTGCAGATCCGCGCCTCGGCCCAGTTCCTGAACGCGCTGTTCGATGCCCCGCGCGAGCACTGGTTCCCTGCCCTTGTCGTGGTGGACGAGGCGCAGATGTTCGCGCCATCGGCCAGCGGCGAAATGGCCGAGGATACGCGCCGCCTGTCGCTGGGCGCGATGACGAACCTGATGTGCCGCGGTCGCAAGCGCGGCCTTGCGGGCATTGTCGCCACGCAGCGCCTTGCCAAGCTGGCCAAGAATGTCGCGGCAGAGGCGTCGAACTTCCTGATGGGGCGCACATTCCTCGATATCGATATGCAGCGCGCCGCCGATCTTCTGGGGATGGAGCGCAAGCAGGCCGAACAGATCCGCGATCTGGAACGCGGGCGCTTTCTGGGGCTGGGGCCCGCGATCACGCGGCGGCCCGTCGCCATCAAGATCGGACCGGTGAAATCGGGCTCGCGCGTCAACGCCAGCGCGCTCGTGCCGCTGCCCAGCGCCCCGCCCGAAGAGATGGAAGCGCTGCTCCACAAGGAGCTGGACAAGGTCGTCCCGCCGCCCCCTCCCCCGCCGCCGCCGCGTCAGGATCCGGAGGAACTGGCCCGCCGCATGGAGCCTGCCGCACAGGCACGTGCCTCCTCTGGCGGACCTGCCGCGTCTGCCGTGACTTCGGCGGAGAGCGAGGCGATGCTGGACGAAATCCTGGTAGAAATGGCGGGCGATACCAATATCACATTCCAACCAGCCGCCAGCCAGTTCCAGAGCTTTATGATGGCCTGCCGCCGCAGGGGCGCGACCGCCGCGCTGCTCGACATGGCGGCATTCCGGCGCCGTTTCGCCATTGCGGTGGCGGGGCTGGACCATCTGGACGACGACATGCGCGAACGGGTGCTGGGCCTTGGCGCCATGGTCGATGACGATCTGCTCGCCCCGTTCCTGTTGATTGCCCGATCTGCGGCACAGGGCATGGAATCGCCCGACGAGGAGGAATTGTCGCGCGCCTATGGCACCAGCTCGCCGGGGCGCATCCGGCGGTTGCTGGAACATCTGGAACGCAAGGGGCTGATCGTGACCCGCGAGGATTACGGCGGCGGGCGCACGATCAATGTGCCGGGTCTTGAACTGGCTTAGGCTTCCTCAACCCAGCCCTTGCGCAGCTTCGGCCCCGCCAGCAACATCAGCAGCCCTGCCAGCAGGTAAAGCGTCAGCCCCAGCAACATCGAATAGCGCAAGGCCTCGTCACCATAGATGGGCGTCAGCAGGGTCGAAACCTGCCCCAGCGCATAAATGCCTCCGCCAAGACCGATCAGATTATTGATCAGCAGGAACAGCGCCGATGCCGTCGCCCGCGCGGGCGGAGGGACAAGGTGCTGAACAGCCGACAACACCGGCCCCAACCACACATAGACCAGCGCCTGCGGCAGGATGAACAGCGCGAACGCCAGCATCACGCTGCCGCTCATGATACCAAGCGCGAACAAAGGCGCGCCGATCAGGAATGCCGCACCCGGCACCCATGCGAACCATGCCCGGTCGCGCCCGCCCAGCCGGTCGCCGATCCAGCCGCCCAGCAGCATGCCCGCCACCCCGCCGATCAGCAGGACAAGGCCAAAGAACCACGCAGCCTCTACCAGCGTCAGGCCAAAGCTGCGCTGCAACAGGCTGGGCAGCCAGAATGCAAGGCCATAGCCGCACATCGAACTCGACGCAGCGCCAAAGGACAGGAACCAGAACGCGGGCTTTTTCGCCAGCATGCGCGCGGTTTCGGACAGGCGGGGCTTGTCGATCACCGGCTCGCCCGCGGCCACCTGCGGACGATTGTCGCGCACCAGCAGGCGGAAAACGGGTGCGATCAATATGCCAAGAATGCCGACTGCCAGAAACGCCATGCGCCAGTCGACCCGCGCCGCGATATAGCCGCCCGCCAGCACGCCCGCCGCCGAACCCAGCGGAATGCCCAGCGAATAGATCGACAGCGCAAACGCCCGCCTGTTCGACGGGAAATAGTCCCCGATCAGCGCATAGCTGGGCGCAACGCCCCCCGCCTCGCCAATACCGACCCCCAGCCGCGCAAGGAAGATGTGCCAGAACCCCTGCGCCGCGGCGCAGGCGGCGGTAAAGCCGCTCCACAACACCAGCGACACGGTGATCACCCAGCTGCGGCTGGTGCGATCGGCCAATGCCGCCAGCGGCACGGCAAGGGTGGAATAGAGGATCGCAAAAGCCAGCCCGCCCAGAACGCCCATTTCGGCATCGCTGAGATCCAGATCGGCCTGGATCGGGGCGGCAAGGATCGACAGGATCTGCCGGTCGACGAAGTTGAAGATATAGACGACCAGCAGCATCGCCAGCACCACATTGGGGCGCGATTGCCGGGGATTGGCTGCGGCGTCGGTCATACCGGATAGTGCTCCGTCAGGAATGTTTCGATCGCTTTGCGCGCCGCAGGCTCGTTCAGCAATGGGGTATGGCCGCGAAGGGGCACGTCGACCGATGCGAAGGGGCCTTCGTGCGTGCGGTCCATTTCCGCGACCGTGGCGGCGGACAGCAGATCGCTCATCACCCCGCGCACGACCAGAACGGGTAGCCCGTCCATGGCCCGCCATACGGGCCACAGATCGACCTCGCCATTGCCGGATTCGTTCCCGGCCTCGAACGGAACGGCGATGGCGGGATCATAGTCATAGGCAACGCCATCCGCTGTGTCGCGGCAGGTGCGGCGGGCGAATTCCATCCAGTCGGCATCGGTGAAATCGGGAAAGACCGGCCCGTTCACCGCGCGGCATCCCGCTGCCGCCTCGTCCCAGTCGGCAAATGCGGGCGATTTGCCGACATAGCTGGCGATGCGGGCCAGCGCGTCGGGTTCCAGATGCGCGCCCACATCGTTCATGATCACCGGCCCCACGCGCGGCGGCAGATCGCGCGAGCGTCCGCGATCCATCGCCGCCATGGCCATTGCGATCAGCCCGCCCATCGACGTGCCGATCAGCCCCGCGCTGTCGATGCCCAGATCGTCCATCAGCGCGAACATATCCTCGGCATAGACGGCGGGGTTGTAATGCGCCGGTTCGGGATCGCGGTCCGACAGGCCGCGACCGCGCACATCGGGGACGACCAGCCGGTATCTGCCACCCAGCCAGTCGATCAGCGGTTCGAAATCGGCGCTGTTGCGGGTGAGCGCATGGATCAGCAGCAGCGGCCGGGCGGCGCTGTCCGTCCCGGGATAATCCCGGGCGAACAGGTCCAGCCGCCCGTCCGCGCTGCGGAAGCGGTGGGATCGGTAATCCGTCATGGCAATCCGGTCCGCGAGCGGATCAGAAACGGATTTCGCCGGTCACGAACACGCGGCGCGGGTCGCCATAGAAACCGGTCAGCGTCCCTTCCTGCCCCAAAGTGGGCGCGCCATTCGCGCCGATGAAATTATAGCCCGACACGATATAGCGCTTGTCGAACAGGTTCTTGCCGTGAACCCCGATCGAGAAGCGGTCGGAATCGTCGGTATAGACCACGCTGGCGTTGACAAGCGTAAAGCCGTCCTGATCCAGATAGGGATTGGGCACTTCGAACTGGCTGGCATCGCTGCGCATCGAGACGGAGCCGATGAAATCCACAATGCCGCTCGCCACCGGCAGGCCAAGGTCGAAACCGGCATTGACGGTGAATTCGGGCGTGTTCTGGAACACGCGCTCGTCCGCCACGTCATTTCCGAATGCGTCGATATATTCGTTGAACTTCGCATCCAGATAGCCAAGCGCGAAATTCACGTTGAACCGGCTGCCCATCCCCGCGAAATCGCGACCCATCAGGGCGTTCATCTCGAACTCCACGCCGTTGACGTCGGCGTCGGCGGCGTTCGATGTGATGCCGATGAACGTTTCGTTCACGCCGTCGCCGTCGGAATCGACACCTGCCGATCCCGGGATCTGCACATCCTTGTACTGCGACATGAAACCGGCAAGGCTGATGTTCAGGCGGCGGTCGAGCAGCGAAGCCTTCCACCCCAGTTCAAAGCTGTCGACCGTTTCGGGGTCGAACTGCATGAAGTCATAGACTTCGTCATACGAAACCGTGCCGTCGCCATCGAAATCGGGGGCGCTGCTGGTCTGGCCGCGTGGGTCGAAGCCGCCGCCCTTGAAGCCCTTGGAATAGGTGAAATAGAAATTGTGATCGGGCGTCGGCATAAAGCTGATCGACGCGCGCGGCGTGAATTCCTTGAACGTCGCGCTATCGTCGAAGTCCGAAGTCACGGCGATCGGGATGGACCCTTCGGCGAACAGGTCGGAATAGCCCCCGATGAATGTGGTGCGCAGCACGCGCGACGAACGCTTGTCATAGGTGTAACGGCCGCCGACCGACAGGCTGAGCTGGTCGGTAAGGTCATAGGTGAAATCGCCGAACACCGACCATGTCTTGGTGTTCACATCGCCCAGCGTCTGCGCGGTCAGGCCCGGCAGGCTGATCAGATCGCCCGTGGTCCAGATGCCCA
Coding sequences:
- a CDS encoding SOS response-associated peptidase; translated protein: MCNLYRMTKATSEIAKLFGVEAPGGLNAAEEVYPGYPGLVFDGTALRSMGWGFPLSVKGKSGRMLKPRPVNNTRSDKLDSFMWRYSFAERRCLIPLTAFAEAEGPKGGKTRTWFSLPDQPVFTIAAIWRDSDEWGPVYSMVMTDAAPAMEGIHDRSPVIVSPDDRAQWMDAAPDRAKELCAPYRGAIAIARTEEPWVRR
- a CDS encoding cold-shock protein, which gives rise to MSKTGTVKFFNADKGYGFIQPDDGTADSFVHITAVQAAGMQTLDKEQRLNYEIETGRNGKASAVNLSAAD
- a CDS encoding short-chain fatty acyl-CoA regulator family protein, translated to MARKAIYLGPRLKRMRRELGLTQANMAGDLDVSPSYIALMERNQRPVTADLLLKIATTYRIDIADLASDDSEETVTRLQAVLRDPIFADIDLPTLDVADIATSFPSFAEALLRLHTAYGEEQLALAARREDGAGGEGGPTAPDPVAEARNFLAARRNCFPALDDSASLAAQDLPTVSSMIARIRDRHQLDVSFAPPEVLMGAMRWYDYHRRRVLFSRQLDHKARRFQLALQLAVLERGEEIEAAIAEGRFESGNGKVLARRALESYWAAALLMPYRPFLDAAKRLRYDIDALTFEFQVSYEQVAHRLTTLQRPGAEGVPFFFIRVDRAGNVSKRLDGAGFPFARHGGACPLWNVHKAFDREGEVLVQRIELPDGERYLSVARTVISGGGSFRAERVTRAVALACADARSAELVYGNAPDAEEPTPIGIACRFCHRPQCIARSAPPMGRELRFDHYRQSGVPFAFADE
- a CDS encoding isocitrate lyase; translation: MTYAAEIQRQRGTIASLGQKWAAIEPEMAARMAVQNKFRTGLDIARYTAKIMREDMAAYDADPANYTQSLGCWHGFIGQQKMISIKKHFGTTKGKYLYLSGWMVAALRSEFGPLPDQSMHEKTSVPALIEELYTFLRQADARELGMMFRELDDAKAAGDVINTHRLLREIDEHQTHVVPIIADIDAGFGNAEATYLLAKKMIEAGACALQIENQVSDEKQCGHQDGKVTVPHEDFLQKIRAIRYAFLELGVEDGIIVARTDSLGAGLTKQIAFSKEPGDLGDQYNAFLDCDEVDPANITNGQVFISRNGKLMAPKRLPSNLYQFRSGTGEDRCVLDCITALENGADLLWIETEKPHVAQIGGMVNRIREVIPNAKLVYNNSPSFNWTLNFRQQVFDAWKAEGRDMSAYDRAKLMSVDYDGTDLAAEADERIRTFQKDAAREAGIFHHLITLPTYHTAALSTDNLAREYFGEAGMLGYVAGVQRKEIREGIACVKHQNMAGSDIGDDHKEAFAGEAALKAGGKDNTMNQFAA
- a CDS encoding malate synthase G → MLTDLHHESETPGGEAGTVSRAGLQVDRSLASFVENEAMPGTGITPDEFWQGLAALVARFEPRNRELLATRDSLQAQIDAWHRAHVGAATGAPESFLREIGYLAPEPAPFTIGTQNVDPEIAKVAGAQLVVPVLNARFLLNAANARWGSLYDALYGTDALDGSLPQGKAYDEERGARVIAWAKAFLDDAAPLAQGSWADWTGGAPALADPSQYIGMRGDNILLRRNGLHIEIVVDPAHSIGRSDPAGIADIELESALTTIVDLEDSVAAVDASDKTDAYRNWLGIIRSDLTAEFSKNGETMIRRASPDRSYTTADGELTLPGRSLLLVRNVGHLMRNPAIRLPDGSEIPEGIMDAAITSLIALHDLKGLSENTNSRAGSVYIVKPKMHGPDECAFTNELFDAVEDLLGLTRHTIKVGVMDEERRTSANLAACIHAVKDRVFFINTGFLDRTGDEIHTSMLAGPMLRKGEIKQAGWIKAYEDRNVQIGLACGFAGRAQIGKGMWAAPDRMQAMLAEKTGHPQSGASTAWVPSPTAATLHATHYHRCDVAARQAARAQESIAPLSALLTVPLANGANWSEDEIREEVENNCQGILGYVVRWIDQGVGCSKVPDIHDIGLMEDRATLRISSQHLANWLEHGVITRDTVEAALWRMAEVVDRQNAGDPSYAPMIARGRDCLPIRASRMLILEGRDQPNGYTEPVLHRIRREAKQG
- a CDS encoding ATP-binding protein — its product is MDSHIVIGQDAHGADVRVDIEELLATRLLVQGNSGSGKSHLLRRLLEESAQMVQQIIIDPEGDFASLSDHFGHVVIDASAHSAAEIVALAARVREHRASVVLGLDGLDVELQIRASAQFLNALFDAPREHWFPALVVVDEAQMFAPSASGEMAEDTRRLSLGAMTNLMCRGRKRGLAGIVATQRLAKLAKNVAAEASNFLMGRTFLDIDMQRAADLLGMERKQAEQIRDLERGRFLGLGPAITRRPVAIKIGPVKSGSRVNASALVPLPSAPPEEMEALLHKELDKVVPPPPPPPPPRQDPEELARRMEPAAQARASSGGPAASAVTSAESEAMLDEILVEMAGDTNITFQPAASQFQSFMMACRRRGATAALLDMAAFRRRFAIAVAGLDHLDDDMRERVLGLGAMVDDDLLAPFLLIARSAAQGMESPDEEELSRAYGTSSPGRIRRLLEHLERKGLIVTREDYGGGRTINVPGLELA
- a CDS encoding MFS transporter: MTDAAANPRQSRPNVVLAMLLVVYIFNFVDRQILSILAAPIQADLDLSDAEMGVLGGLAFAILYSTLAVPLAALADRTSRSWVITVSLVLWSGFTAACAAAQGFWHIFLARLGVGIGEAGGVAPSYALIGDYFPSNRRAFALSIYSLGIPLGSAAGVLAGGYIAARVDWRMAFLAVGILGILIAPVFRLLVRDNRPQVAAGEPVIDKPRLSETARMLAKKPAFWFLSFGAASSSMCGYGLAFWLPSLLQRSFGLTLVEAAWFFGLVLLIGGVAGMLLGGWIGDRLGGRDRAWFAWVPGAAFLIGAPLFALGIMSGSVMLAFALFILPQALVYVWLGPVLSAVQHLVPPPARATASALFLLINNLIGLGGGIYALGQVSTLLTPIYGDEALRYSMLLGLTLYLLAGLLMLLAGPKLRKGWVEEA
- a CDS encoding alpha/beta hydrolase → MTDYRSHRFRSADGRLDLFARDYPGTDSAARPLLLIHALTRNSADFEPLIDWLGGRYRLVVPDVRGRGLSDRDPEPAHYNPAVYAEDMFALMDDLGIDSAGLIGTSMGGLIAMAMAAMDRGRSRDLPPRVGPVIMNDVGAHLEPDALARIASYVGKSPAFADWDEAAAGCRAVNGPVFPDFTDADWMEFARRTCRDTADGVAYDYDPAIAVPFEAGNESGNGEVDLWPVWRAMDGLPVLVVRGVMSDLLSAATVAEMDRTHEGPFASVDVPLRGHTPLLNEPAARKAIETFLTEHYPV